Proteins encoded by one window of Fusarium graminearum PH-1 chromosome 1, whole genome shotgun sequence:
- a CDS encoding F-actin capping protein subunit beta codes for MAVDPFDSALDLLRRLNPKQTTDHLNAIISIAPDLTEDLLSSVDQPLTVRRCKQTGRDYLLCDYNRDGDSYRSPWSNQFDPPLDEAGSGGVGAGGNEGAGEGAIPSERVRKMEVKANEAFDVYRDLYYEGGVSSVYFWNLDDGFAGVVLLKKSSPQGGNSEGVWDSIHVFEAIERGRSTHYKLTSTVILTLSTSGGNLGEMDLSGNMTRQVEQDLPVENDDSHIANVGRLVEDMELKMRNLLQEVYFGKAKDVVGDLRSIGSLSEGARDREAQRELIGSMRK; via the exons ATGGCCGTCGATCCCTTTGATTCAGCTCT CGACCTCCTGCGCCGCCTCAATCCTAAGCAGACAACCGACCATCTTAACGCTATTATCTCTATCGCCCCTGATCTGACCGAAGATCTGCTCTCATCTGTCGACCAGCCCCTCACCGTGCGCCGCTGCAAGCAGACCGGCCGAGACTACCTCCTCTGCGATTACAACCGTGATGGCGATAGCTACCGCTCACCGTGGTCCAACCAGTTCGACCCGCCCCTGGATGAGGCTGGATCGGGAGGTGTAGGCGCTGGCGGTAATGAGGGTGCGGGCGAGGGTGCGATCCCGAGCGAGCGTGTTCGCAAGATGGAAGTCAAGGCGAACGAGGCTTTCGACGTCTACCGTGATTTATATTACGAAGGTGGCGTGAGCAGTGTCTATTTCTGGaatcttgacgatggattCGCAGGAGTTGTGCTCCTCAAGAAAT CTTCTCCCCAAGGCGGCAATTCCGAGGGTGTCTGGGACTCCATCCATGTTTTTGAGGCCATCgaacgaggaagaagcaccCACTATAAGCTAACATCTACTGTGATTTTGACATTGTCAACTTCTGGTGGTAACTTGGGTGAAATGGACCTGAGCGGCAACATGACACGCCAGGTCGAGCAGGATCTCCCCGTCGAGAACGACGATAGTCACATTGCCAACGTCGGACGATTGGTTGAGGATATGGAACTCAAGATGCGCAATCTACTGCAAGAGGTTTATtttggcaaggccaaggatgTCGTGGGTGACCTGAGGAGCATTGGTAGCTTGAGCGAGGGAGCACGAGACCGTGAGGCGCAGCGAGAACTCATTGGAAGCATGAGGAAATGA
- a CDS encoding phosphate carrier protein 2 → MSPLHPSKDALQGMFYSSLSATNHTPYQARAELFPIHSSVVEDAKGKAKKLSAEATAEFEKASAKAQAKTGKIELYSGRYYTACTFGGLMACGLTHAAVTPLDLVKTRRQVDSKLYTSNFQAWGKIYRGEGIRGIFTGWSPTLFGYSAQGAFKYGWYEYFKKTYSDMAGPEAATKYKTGLYLAASASAEFLADLALCPFEAVKVRMQGSIPNPYTGTVQGIGAITGKEGVAGLYKGLYPLWGRQIPYTMMKFASFETIVEMIYDRLPGQKSDYSKAAQTGVSFTGGYLAGILCAIVSHPADVMVSKLNSNRQPGEAFGSAMGRIYKDIGFGGLWNGLPVRIVMIGTLTGLQWMIYDYFKIFMGLPTTGGGPPPAKKQE, encoded by the exons ATGTCCCCATTGCATCCATCCAAGGACGCCCTCCAGGGAATGTTTTACAGCTCACTCTCAGCAACAAACCACACTCCGTATCAGGCTCGTGCTGAACTCTTTCCCATTCACTCCTCtgtcgttgaagatgccaaggGTAAAGCTAAGAAGCTGAGCGCTGAAGCAACAGCTGAGTTTGAAAAGGCGAGCGCAAAGgctcaagccaagactggaaagATCGAGTTGTACTCTGGTAGATATTATACTGCCTGTACCTTTGGCGGTTTGATGGCTTGT GGACTCACCCACGCTGCTGTAACCCCTCTAGATCTTGTAAAGACTCGTCGTCAAGTTGACTCCAAGCTCTACACCAGCAACTTCCAGGCCTGGGGCAAGATCTATCGTGGTGAGGGCATCCGTGGCATCTTTACTGGATGGAGTCCTACGCTTTTTGGCTATTCTGCCCAGGGTGCCTTCAAGTACGGTTGGTATGAGTACTTCAAAAAGACCTACTCGGATATGGCTGGCCCCGAGGCGGCCACCAAGTACAAAACTGGTCTGTATCTTGCCGCATCTGCCTCAGCTGAGTTCCTTGCCGACCTTGCACTCTGTCCCTTCGAAGCTGTCAAGGTACGCATGCAAGGTTCGATTCCAAACCCTTATACTGGAACAGTACAAGGAATCGGTGCCATCACAGGCAAGGAGGGTGTTGCTGGTCTCTACAAGGGTTTGTACCCACTCTGGGGTCGCCAGATTCCTTACACAATGATGAAGTTTGCTTCCTTTGAAACGATCGTCGAGATGATCTATGACCGTCTTCCCGGTCAGAAGAGCGACTACAGCAAGGCTGCTCAAACCGGTGTATCCTTCACTGGTGGTTACCTCGCCGGAATCTTGTGTGCTATTGTATCCCATCCCGCCGATGTCATGGTCAGCAAGCTGAACTCGAATCGTCAACCCGGAGAAGCATTTGGCAGCGCCATGGGTAGAATTTACAAGGACATTGGTTTCGGTGGCCTTTGGAACGGCCTTCCTGTGCGAATTGTCATGATCGGCACTCTGACTGGCCTCCAGTGGATGATTTAT GACTACTTCAAGATCTTTATGGGTCTCCCAACCACAGGCGGTGGTCCACCTCCAGCTAAGAAGCAGGAATAA